From Panthera uncia isolate 11264 chromosome E1, Puncia_PCG_1.0, whole genome shotgun sequence, one genomic window encodes:
- the SLC6A4 gene encoding sodium-dependent serotonin transporter, translating into MDTTPLNSQKELSACKDKDDCQENGVLQKGVPVPEDKVESGQISNGYSAVPSPGAEDDTQHSIPAATTSLVAEAHRGERETWGKKMDFLLSVIGYAVDLGNVWRFPYICYQNGGGAFLLPYTIMAVFGGIPLFYMELALGQYHRNGCISIWRKICPIFKGIGYAICIIAFYIASYYNTIMAWALYYLISSFTDQLPWTSCKNSWNTGNCTNYFSEDNVTWTLHSTSPAEEFYTRHILQIHRSKGLQDLGGISWQLALCIMLIFTVIYFSIWKGVKTSGKVVWVTATFPYIILSVLLVRGATLPGAWRGILFYLKPNWQKLLETGVWVDAAAQIFFSLGPGFGVLLAFASYNKFNNNCYQDALVTSGVNCMTSFVSGFVIFTVLGYMAEMRNEEVSEVAKDAGPSLLFITYAEAIANMPASTFFAIIFFLMLITLGLDSTFAGLEGVITAVIDEFPHIWSERREWFVLGVVITCFFGSLVTLTFGGAYVVKLLEEYATGPAVLTVVLIEAVAVYWFYGITQFCSDVKEMLGFSPGWFWKICWVAISPLFLLFIICSFLMSPPQLRLFQYNYPQWSIVLGYCIGTSSFICIPTYITYRLIITPGTFKERIIKGITPETPTEIPYGDVHLNAI; encoded by the exons ATGGATACCACGCCCTTAAATTCCCAGAAGGAGCTGTCAGCCTGTAAGGATAAAGACGATTGTCAGGAAAATGGAGTTCTACAGAAGGGTGTGCCTGTCCCCGAGGATAAGGTGGAGTCTGGCCAAATCTCCAATGGGTACTCAGCAGTTCCAAGCCCTGGTGCAGAAGATGACACTCAGCACTCCATTCCGGCTGCCACCACCTCCCTAGTGGCTGAGGCTCATCGAGGGGAACGGGAGACCTGGGGCAAGAAGATGGATTTCCTCCTCTCGGTCATTGGCTATGCCGTGGACCTGGGCAACGTCTGGCGCTTTCCTTACATATGTTACCAGAATGGAGGGG GAGCGTTCCTCCTACCCTACACCATCATGGCTGTTTTTGGGGGGATCCCGCTCTTCTACATGGAGCTCGCACTAGGCCAATACCACCGAAACGGATGCATTTCGATATGGAGGAAAATCTGCCCAATTTTCAAAG GGATCGGGTATGCCATCTGCATCATTGCCTTCTACATCGCTTCCTACTACAACACCATCATGGCCTGGGCGCTCTACTACCTCATCTCCTCCTTCACGGACCAGCTGCCCTGGACCAGCTGCAAGAACTCCTGGAACACTGGCAACTGCACCAACTACTTCTCCGAGGACAACGTCACCTGGACGCTCCACTCAACGTCCCCTGCAGAAGAATTTTACAC GCGCCACATCCTGCAGATCCATCGGTCTAAGGGACTTCAGGACCTGGGGGGCATCAGCTGGCAGCTCGCTCTCTGCATCATGCTGATCTTCACTGTGATCTACTTCAGCATCTGGAAAGGTGTCAAAACGTCTGGCAAG GTGGTGTGGGTGACAGCCACCTTCCCTTACATCATCCTTTCAGTCCTGCTGGTAAGAGGCGCCACCCTCCCCGGAGCCTGGAGGGGTATTCTCTTCTACTTGAAACCCAACTGGCAGAAACTCCTGGAGACAGGG GTGTGGGTGGATGCTGCCGCACAGATCTTCTTCTCTCTTGGTCCTGGCTTTGGGGTCTTACTAGCTTTCGCTAGCTACAACAAATTCAACAACAACTGTTATCA AGATGCCCTGGTGACCAGTGGGGTGAACTGCATGACGAGCTTCGTTTCCGGATTTGTCATCTTCACGGTGCTCGGGTATATGGCAGAGATGAGGAACGAAGAGGTGTCTGAGGTGGCTAAAGATGCAG GCCCCAGCCTCCTCTTCATCACATATGCAGAAGCCATAGCCAACATGCCAGCGTCCACATTCTTTGCCATCATCTTCTTCCTGATGCTAATCACACTGGGCCTGGACAGCACC TTTGCAGGCTTGGAGGGGGTGATCACAGCTGTGATAGATGAGTTTCCGCACATCTGGTCCGAGCGCCGAGAGTGGTTTGTGCTTGGCGTGGTCATTACCTGCTTCTTCGGATCCCTCGTCACCCTGACTTTT GGAGGGGCGTACGTGGTAAAGCTGCTGGAGGAATATGCCACAGGCCCTGCAGTGCTCACCGTTGTACTTATAGAAGCAGTTGCTGTCTATTGGTTTTACG GCATCACTCAGTTCTGCAGTGATGTGAAAGAAATGCTTGGCTTCAGCCCTGGATGGTTTTGGAAGATCTGCTGGGTAGCCATCAGCCCTCTGTTTCTCCTG TTCATCATTTGCAGTTTTTTGATGAGCCCACCACAGCTACGACTTTTCCAATATAATTATCCTCAGTGGAGTATCGTCCTGGGTTACTGCATAGGAACCTCGTCTTTTATCTGCATCCCCACATATATAACGTATCGGCTGATCATCACTCCAGGGACATTTAAAGAG